The following coding sequences lie in one Portunus trituberculatus isolate SZX2019 chromosome 12, ASM1759143v1, whole genome shotgun sequence genomic window:
- the LOC123502714 gene encoding uncharacterized protein LOC123502714, with protein sequence MTMPGEEPEQEAVLASLEEAAAMEETETLVGHSSLDEEEEEEEEKRENERHRRRRQEQQQQQAAASGMEQLTYSRMTHLLAVYQNKVQEGRRVIASLRRQKDSQLQAVISQLLLLEARLRREQKGIVGQLAQRDHVIAAQRQEIDRLRRDNRRLINRLKKVSEACETECREPRLKVSRVEAEEGAMPGPAGHAAPASSSPPGRRSSPGVIRVATSVSELISSGGGKDQRSPGKSPPCVYQVSGRGGSGGGGQRPPPPVNPNVALVRATTDRVFHKPPIAEKPRTAAGRPGRGQAPSQRAQHIVRSHNGKCTIVSTISRLLEEESDATTTGSSEPSSPEATLKPPTPRVIRLARHFEESLAPHQQPAATQAGPTESPDPARRDDRSSKSYIMDEYEVTSGYNSDAVSDHEYENIQVVSCREPEVGKLHQNSHSLSRAKDEGAHEAVDGDKAEREQQQEEDEEEDNYVILRAVTENPDSGHWVDIPDDQHIYSNVEFSSGLLIKEIEEEEEEAVAREKEESQRSPEEARNTRRNLRNRCEGEMGQGVLETNLDASPSAPASDGHHSSHVENLRAVKSVNVPRSRHNINLIMESDGDHMTENFEEFTLDSLELEEEQEREEEAADRGRGKENLPVHELRRCGDGAETKDGRSKEVQREAVESLGVASPSNYGSGQYEKFLEATGLSQKSILTPTRMFSNHRSVLKPRDIKHRNKLRAAFTTLSTLEEAPGPTGGSRYWTEPYL encoded by the exons ATGACGATGCCCGGGGAGGAGCCTGAACAGGAGGCAGTGTTGGCATCCTTGGAGGAGGCTGCCGCGATGGAGGAAACAGAGACCCTTGTAGGCCACAGCAGcctggacgaggaagaggaggaggaggaggagaaacgggaGAATGAGCGGCATCGGCGGCGGaggcaagagcagcagcagcagcaagcagcagcgtCAGGGATGGAGCAGCTCACGTACAGCAGGATGACACACCTGCTGGCTGTCTACCAGAACAAG GTGCAGGAGGGTCGCCGTGTGATCGCTAGTCTGAGGCGGCAGAAGGACTCACAGCTGCAGGCCGTGATCAGTCAGCTGCTGCTCCTGGAGGCGCGGTTGCGGCGGGAGCAGAAAGGCATCGTGGGTCAGCTGGCGCAGCGGGATCATGTCATCGCTGCGCAGCGCCAGGAGATCGACCGTCTGCGGCGCGACAACCGGCGCCTCATCAACAGACTCAAGAAGGTGAGCGAGGCGTGTGAGACGGAGTGCCGCGAGCCGCGCCTCAAGGTGAGCCGTGTAGAGGCAGAGGAAGGGGCCATGCCTGGACCCGCGGGGCACGCCGCccctgcctcttcctctcctccgggACGCAGGTCGTCGCCCGGCGTGATCCGTGTTGCCACCAGCGTCTCGGAACTCATCAGCAGTGGCGGTGGCAAGGACCAGCGGTCCCCCGGCAAGTCACCACCTTGCGTGTACCAGGTGAGCGGGCGGGGCGGTAGCGGGGGTGGAGGGCAGCGACCTCCTCCCCCTGTGAACCCCAACGTGGCGTTGGTCCGGGCAACCACCGACCGAGTGTTCCACAAGCCACCCATCGCTGAGAAGCCCCGCACGGCGGCGGGGCGGCCGGGGCGAGGGCAGGCGCCGTCCCAGCGCGCCCAGCACATCGTCAGGAGCCACAACGGCAAGTGTACCATTGTGTCCACCATCAGCCGCCTGCTTGAGGAGGAGTctgacgccaccaccaccggcagCAGCGAGCCCTCCTCCCCCGAGGCCACCCTCAAGCCCCCCACGCCGAGGGTCATCCGCCTCGCCCGCCACTTTGAGGAGAGTCTGGCCCCCCACCAGCAGCCCGCCGCAACCCAAGCCGGTCCCACCGAGTCCCCGGACCCCGCGCGCCGCGACGACCGCTCCTCCAAGTCGTACATCATGGACGAGTACGAG GTGACAAGTGGGTACAACAGTGACGCGGTGAGTGACCACGAGTATGAGAACATCCAGGTGGTGAGCTGCAGGGAGCCTGAGGTGGGCAAGCTGCACCAGAACTCACACAGCTTATCAAGAGCGAAGGATGAAGGTGCACACGAGGCTGTGGATGGGGACAAGGCTGAGCGTGAGCAAcagcaggaagaggacgaggaggaggacaactaCGTAATTCTGAGAGCTGTGACTGAGAATCCAGACTCTGGCCACTGG GTGGACATTCCTGATGACCAACACATCTACTCCAATGTTGAGTTTTCCTCTGGACTCTTGATtaaggagatagaggaagaggaggaagaagcagtggcaagagaaaaggaggagagtcaGAGAAGCCCAGAGGAAGCCAGGAACACCCGCCGGAATCTTCGTAATCGCTGTGAAGGTGAAATGGGGCAAGGTGTCCTGGAAACCAACTTGGATGCCTCCCCGAGTGCCCCAGCATCTGACGGACACCATTCCTCA CACGTTGAGAACCTTCGAGCCGTCAAGAGTGTCAATGTGCCACGCTCCCGACACAACATCAACCTTATCATGGAGTCGGACGGAGACCACATGACCGAGAACTTTGAGGAGTTTACCCTGGACTCactggagctggaggaggagcaagagagggaggaggaggcagcagacagagggagagggaaggagaatctGCCTGTCCATGAGCTACGGAGGTGTGGGGATGGAGCTGAAACAAAG GACGGCAGAAGCAAGGAGGTGCAGCGGGAGGCCGTTGAGAGTCTGGGTGTCGCCTCACCTAGTAACTATGGCAGTGGACAGTATGAGAAATTCCTGGAAGCGACAGGTCTCAGCCAGAAGTCCATCCTGACGCCCACACGCATGTTTTCAAACCACCG ATCTGTGCTGAAGCCAAGGGACATCAAGCACCGCAACAAGCTCCGTGCGGCCTTCACCACACTGTCCACCCTGGAGGAGGCGCCAGGACCCACAGGAGGCAGCCGCTACTGGACGGAGCCATACCTCTAA